From Balaenoptera acutorostrata chromosome 8, mBalAcu1.1, whole genome shotgun sequence, the proteins below share one genomic window:
- the LOC103011957 gene encoding UDP-glucuronosyltransferase 1A1 has translation MTAGSQGPRSLILGLLLCTLGPALTQGGKLLVVPIDGSHWLSLVGAIQQLQHRGHDIVVLASDASMYIKEGAFYTLKRYPVPFRREDLEVAFINLGRSVFENDPFLQRVVKIYKKIKDDSALLFSACSHLLHNKELMSSLAEGSFDAVLTDPFLPCGPIVAQYLAVPAVYFLNGMPCSLDFQGTQCPNPPSYVPRSLSFNSDRMTFLQRVKNILIALSENFLCSMVYSPYAPLASEVLQKDVTLQDLMSYASIWLLRSDFVNNYPRPIMPNTVFIGGINCASKKPLSQEFEAYVNASGEHGIVVFSLGSMVSEIPEQKATEIADALGKIPQTVLWRYTGTPPPNLAKNTKLVKWLPQNDLLGHPKTRAFITHSGSHGVYEGICNGVPMVMMPLFGDQMDNAKRMETRGAGVTLNILEMSSEDLENALKTVISDKSYKENIMHLSRLHKDRPMEPLDLAVFWVEFVMRHKGAPHLRPAAHDLTWYQYYSLDVIGFLLAVVLTVIFITFKGCAFAFRKCFGKKERVKKSHKSKAH, from the exons ATGACAGCAGGGTCCCAGGGTCCACGTTCACTCATCCTGGGCCTGCTGCTGTGCACGCTCGGCCCTGCCCTGACGCAGGGTGGGAAGCTGTTGGTGGTCCCCATAGACGGCAGCCACTGGCTGAGTTTGGTCGGGGCCATCCAGCAGCTGCAGCACAGGGGACATGACATAGTGGTCCTCGCATCCGATGCCTCCATGTACATTAAAGAAGGGGCATTTTACACCTTGAAGAGGTATCCTGTGCCATTCCGAAGGGAGGACTTGGAAGTGGCTTTTATAAACCTTGGGCGTAGTGTTTTTGAGAACGATCCTTTTCTGCAGCGCGTGgtcaaaatatacaagaaaatcaaagatgactcGGCTCTACTTTTTTCCGCCTGCTCCCATTTACTGCACAACAAGGAGCTGATGTCCTCCCTGGCAGAAGGCAGCTTTGATGCTGTATTGACAGACCCTTTCCTTCCCTGTGGCCCCATCGTGGCCCAGTACCTGGCTGTGCCTGCTGTGTACTTTTTGAATGGAATGCCGTGCAGCCTGGACTTTCAGGGTACCCAGTGCCCCAACCCACCATCCTATGTGCCCAGGTCTCTGTCCTTTAACTCAGATCGCATGACCTTCCTGCAGCGGGTGAAGAACATTCTCATTGCCTTGTCAGAGAACTTTCTGTGCAGCATGGTTTACTCCCCGTATGCACCACTTGCCTCGGAAGTGCTTCAGAAAGACGTGACTCTCCAGGACCTTATGAGCTATGCATCTATCTGGCTCCTCAGAAGTGACTTTGTAAATAATTACCCAAGGCCCATCATGCCCAATACAGTTTTTATTGGTGGGATCAACTGCGCTAGCAAAAAGCCACTATCTCAG GAATTTGAAGCCTATGTAAATGCTTCTGGAGAACATGGAATTGTGGTCTTCTCCTTGGGCTCAATGGTCTCAGAGATTCCGGAGCAGAAAGCTACAGAAATTGCTGATGCTTTGGGCAAAATACCTCAGACA GTCCTGTGGCGGTACACTGGGACTCCACCACCGAATCTTGCAAAGAATACAAAACTTGTCAAGTGGCTGCCCCAAAATGATCTGCTTG GTCACCCAAAGACTCGGGCCTTTATCACACATTCCGGCTCCCATGGTGTCTATGAAGGAATATGTAATGGTGTTCCCATGGTGATGATGCCCTTGTTTGGTGATCAGATGGACAATGCGAAGCGCATGGAGACCCGGGGAGCCGGAGTAACCTTGAACATCCTGGAAATGAGTTCAGAAGATTTAGAAAATGCCCTGAAAACCGTCATCAGTGACAAAAG CTATAAGGAAAACATCATGCACCTCTCTCGCCTTCACAAGGACCGCCCCATGGAGCCTCTAGACCTGGCTGTATTCTGGGTGGAGTTTGTGATGAGGCACAAGGGGGCGCCACACCTGCGCCCTGCGGCCCATGACCTCACCTGGTACCAGTACTACTCTTTGGATGTGATCGGCTTCCTCCTGGCGGTCGTACTGACAGTCATCTTCATCACCTTTAAGGGCTGTGCCTTTGCCTTCCGGAAATGCTTCGGGAAAAAAGAGCGAGTGAAGAAATCTCATAAATCCAAGGCACACTGA